In a genomic window of Nodosilinea sp. E11:
- a CDS encoding M67 family metallopeptidase has translation MAELRIASDCLQAIARAAAASYPQECCGLLVGQRFFAATMGSAPAIETHRVVTAVVATDNAWEPSLLSYTDAQGQDSQAPGEAHSVGDRYWIDPAVMLQVQRSTREQGLEIVGIYHSHPDHPAIPSECDRTLAWPVYSYIIASVRQGQVVDLKSWRLDGQHQFQPEPVKMIGSSANKAPFLS, from the coding sequence ATGGCTGAACTGCGGATAGCTTCAGATTGTCTCCAGGCGATCGCCCGAGCGGCGGCGGCTAGCTACCCCCAGGAGTGCTGCGGCCTGCTGGTGGGGCAGCGGTTTTTTGCCGCAACTATGGGCTCTGCCCCAGCGATAGAAACCCATCGAGTGGTGACGGCGGTGGTGGCCACAGACAACGCCTGGGAGCCCTCGCTGTTGAGCTACACCGATGCCCAGGGGCAGGATAGTCAGGCCCCTGGTGAGGCTCATAGTGTTGGCGATCGCTACTGGATCGATCCGGCAGTGATGCTGCAAGTCCAGCGCTCGACTAGAGAGCAGGGGCTGGAGATCGTGGGTATTTACCATTCTCACCCAGACCACCCAGCGATTCCATCGGAGTGCGATCGCACCCTAGCCTGGCCCGTTTACTCCTATATCATTGCTTCAGTGAGACAGGGCCAAGTCGTTGACCTCAAAAGCTGGCGACTCGACGGCCAACATCAGTTTCAGCCTGAGCCTGTGAAAATGATTGGATCATCTGCCAACAAAGCCCCATTCTTGTCCTAA
- a CDS encoding TolC family protein, translating to MVPMLYSYCRCLIPLSLGITLSGWATAGLAAPDSLTSTEASSEANLAQVESEALDSPTFPSVETNRMPREVNTLGLEPGEEALPLSVDSEGSTPLRQGQRTGPALPQSERPTEQGFETPPDYLEPDPNPLLVPTRPEEVEILGTQPLSLETAIDLAYRNSEQLRIALLQLDRTQAGLRAERSSLLPTLDLGSSLTTTNQSSPGGGLGGGGDSTSTTLSGNLRTEYDLGLSGERAARIRSAERQVRLAEIQVEQTREELRLATITDYYAVQEAIEQIRINQAFLTAAERNLSDTQLREEVGVGTRFDVLQAEVQVANARQTLTQALSQRQISQRQLARRLNIQPSIDLTTLAVNIAGAWPLSLEESIVLAYQNRAELEQFLVQREFNEAQRQANLAALRPRLGVFGQYGVQSLLTSTTGVGSSINDGFSVGAQLNWRLFDGGGARARAAQSEVDIQIDEAEFEDARNTIRIEVEEAYYTLVANQSNIDTASVAVNQAIEALDLANLRFNAGVGTQLEVINAIRDLTEAEGNLVTAVLNYNRALARLERSISNLDSPEGL from the coding sequence ATGGTGCCTATGCTTTACTCCTACTGCCGTTGTCTTATACCGCTAAGCTTGGGCATTACTCTATCGGGTTGGGCGACGGCGGGGCTGGCTGCCCCTGATTCGCTCACCTCGACTGAAGCATCGTCGGAGGCCAACCTTGCCCAGGTCGAATCTGAGGCTTTAGATAGTCCTACATTTCCCTCGGTTGAGACTAATAGGATGCCCCGCGAAGTCAATACCTTGGGGTTGGAGCCCGGCGAGGAAGCGTTGCCCTTATCTGTCGATAGCGAGGGATCGACCCCCCTTAGACAAGGACAGCGGACCGGACCTGCTTTGCCCCAGTCGGAGCGCCCTACTGAGCAGGGGTTTGAAACGCCGCCCGATTATCTAGAACCTGATCCCAATCCGCTGCTGGTGCCTACCCGCCCAGAGGAAGTTGAGATCCTAGGGACTCAGCCGCTTTCTCTAGAGACGGCGATTGATTTGGCCTACCGCAACAGTGAGCAGCTGCGAATTGCGCTGCTCCAGCTCGATCGCACCCAGGCAGGGCTACGGGCAGAGCGGTCTTCGCTGCTGCCCACCCTAGACCTCGGCAGCAGCCTCACAACCACTAATCAATCTTCTCCCGGCGGGGGGCTGGGGGGCGGCGGTGACTCTACCAGCACCACCCTCTCAGGCAACCTCAGAACCGAGTACGATCTGGGCTTATCTGGGGAGCGAGCGGCCCGCATTCGGTCAGCCGAGCGGCAGGTGCGTCTGGCTGAGATTCAGGTAGAGCAAACCCGCGAAGAACTGCGGCTAGCCACCATTACTGACTACTATGCGGTGCAGGAGGCGATCGAGCAAATTCGCATCAATCAGGCGTTTTTAACCGCCGCCGAGCGCAACCTCAGCGACACGCAGCTGCGCGAAGAAGTCGGGGTAGGAACCCGCTTTGACGTGCTGCAAGCCGAGGTGCAGGTGGCCAATGCTCGCCAAACCTTGACCCAGGCCCTGAGCCAGCGGCAAATTTCCCAGCGGCAGCTGGCTCGTCGGCTCAATATTCAGCCCTCCATCGATCTCACTACCTTGGCTGTCAATATTGCTGGGGCTTGGCCGCTCTCGCTAGAAGAAAGCATTGTGCTGGCTTACCAAAATCGGGCTGAGCTAGAGCAGTTTTTGGTTCAGCGAGAATTCAACGAGGCCCAGCGCCAGGCTAATCTGGCGGCCCTGCGGCCCCGTTTGGGTGTCTTTGGCCAGTACGGGGTGCAAAGCTTGCTGACGTCGACCACCGGGGTGGGCTCTAGTATCAATGATGGGTTCTCGGTGGGGGCACAGCTCAACTGGCGGCTGTTTGACGGCGGTGGGGCCAGGGCCAGGGCGGCTCAGAGCGAGGTCGATATTCAAATCGATGAGGCCGAGTTTGAAGACGCTCGCAACACCATTCGCATTGAGGTAGAAGAGGCCTATTACACCCTCGTGGCCAACCAGTCTAATATTGATACCGCGTCTGTGGCGGTGAACCAGGCCATTGAGGCGCTGGATCTGGCTAACCTGCGGTTTAATGCGGGGGTTGGCACTCAGCTAGAGGTGATCAATGCCATTCGCGATCTCACCGAAGCTGAGGGTAACCTGGTGACGGCGGTGCTCAACTACAACCGCGCCCTGGCCCGCCTAGAGCGTTCAATCAGCAATCTAGACAGCCCCGAGGGGCTCTAG
- a CDS encoding TIGR03279 family radical SAM protein, protein MGTQAIRPARITAVLPNSIAEEIGFEPGDALVAINGQKPRDLIDYRFLCADEDLSLEVLDGHGKTHRVEIEKDIDEDLGLEFETALFDGLMQCNNACPFCFIDQQPPGKRGTLYLKDDDYRLSFLYGSYLTLTNLLPQEWERIAQLRLSPLYVSVHATEPEVRSRLLKNARAGQILAQLAWFQEQRLQIHAQVVVCPGINDGDHLQTTLRDLARFHEGEIPAVASAAVVPVGLTRFRPPGDELSPVSPAQAQQVIAQVQAFQADCQQRFGTNFVWLADEWFLIAQQNVPTESHYEDYPQLGNGVGSIRQFLKAFEQSAAALLPTAVSPPRTLTWVVGNAVEHAFQPMVDRLNRVEGLTVRLAALASDYWGRDLTVTGLLTGHDLLLALSDLPSDPSQPHPLGDALLLPSVMLKPSDSGDPQATLFLDDMSVAEVSQRLGCPILPVDDTDALIMACCGELPQQPFADLQPAAGYWAPN, encoded by the coding sequence ATGGGCACCCAGGCCATTCGTCCCGCCCGCATCACCGCCGTGCTGCCCAATTCCATCGCCGAAGAGATTGGGTTTGAGCCGGGGGATGCCCTCGTGGCCATCAACGGCCAAAAACCTCGAGATTTAATTGACTACCGCTTTCTCTGCGCCGACGAAGATCTCTCTTTAGAGGTGCTCGATGGCCACGGTAAAACTCACCGGGTCGAGATCGAGAAAGATATCGACGAAGATTTGGGCTTAGAGTTTGAGACTGCGCTGTTTGATGGACTCATGCAGTGCAACAACGCCTGCCCGTTTTGTTTTATCGATCAGCAGCCTCCGGGCAAGCGTGGCACCCTGTATCTCAAAGACGACGACTACCGCCTCAGCTTTCTCTACGGCAGCTATCTGACGCTCACCAACCTATTGCCTCAGGAGTGGGAACGCATTGCTCAACTGCGACTGTCGCCCCTGTATGTATCGGTGCATGCGACCGAGCCCGAGGTGCGATCGCGCTTGCTCAAAAACGCCCGGGCGGGGCAGATTTTAGCTCAGCTGGCCTGGTTTCAGGAGCAGCGCTTGCAGATTCACGCCCAGGTGGTGGTCTGCCCCGGCATCAACGATGGGGATCACCTGCAAACTACCCTGCGAGATTTAGCCCGATTTCACGAGGGCGAGATACCTGCGGTCGCCTCAGCAGCGGTGGTGCCCGTAGGATTGACCCGGTTTCGGCCACCCGGGGATGAGTTGAGCCCGGTTAGCCCGGCCCAGGCTCAGCAGGTGATTGCCCAGGTGCAGGCCTTCCAAGCCGATTGCCAGCAGCGCTTCGGCACCAATTTTGTATGGCTGGCCGACGAGTGGTTTTTGATCGCCCAGCAGAACGTGCCCACCGAAAGCCACTACGAAGACTATCCTCAGCTGGGCAATGGGGTAGGCTCTATTCGTCAGTTTTTGAAGGCGTTTGAGCAGTCGGCGGCGGCACTCCTACCAACAGCGGTAAGTCCGCCCCGCACCCTGACCTGGGTGGTCGGCAATGCTGTCGAACATGCCTTTCAGCCCATGGTTGACCGCCTCAATCGGGTAGAGGGGTTGACCGTGCGCCTAGCGGCTTTAGCCAGCGACTATTGGGGGCGCGACCTAACGGTAACAGGACTCTTGACAGGCCATGACCTGCTGCTTGCGTTGTCCGACCTGCCCAGTGACCCGTCTCAGCCCCACCCCCTAGGCGATGCCCTATTGCTGCCCTCAGTCATGCTCAAGCCCAGCGACTCGGGCGATCCCCAAGCAACATTATTTCTCGACGACATGAGCGTGGCTGAGGTCAGCCAACGCCTCGGTTGCCCAATCCTGCCCGTGGATGACACAGACGCTCTGATCATGGCCTGCTGCGGCGAGCTACCCCAGCAGCCGTTTGCTGATTTGCAGCCTGCGGCAGGGTACTGGGCACCCAATTGA
- a CDS encoding undecaprenyl-diphosphate phosphatase, whose translation MNVVNFLPWLAQASSPDDGMLTDMSLWQAIVIGVVQGFTEFLPISSTAHVKIVPVMLGWGDPGVAFTAVIQLGSIAAILWYFWADLVQVTTGMVKAVGDRNFDAPDFRLGMGILVGTLPLIVGGIFVKVFIPDFDNSFLRGSATIAMVSILMAGLLGVAETFGKRIRTFESLKFYDGIGMGFGQALAIIPGVSRAGSTLTAGLFMGLERATAARFSFLMGIPAIVLAGLVEVRNFFDAGTASVSLMPLTVGLIATVISSYVSIVWLLGFLKHHTTWVFVWYRLAFGVAILAAIAMGHTPSL comes from the coding sequence ATGAATGTTGTGAACTTTCTACCTTGGTTGGCCCAGGCCAGTAGCCCTGATGACGGTATGCTCACCGATATGTCACTGTGGCAAGCCATTGTGATTGGTGTGGTGCAGGGGTTTACAGAATTCTTGCCGATCAGCAGCACGGCCCACGTCAAGATTGTGCCGGTCATGCTGGGCTGGGGCGACCCTGGGGTGGCCTTTACCGCAGTCATTCAGCTGGGTAGCATTGCTGCCATTCTTTGGTATTTCTGGGCCGACCTGGTGCAGGTCACAACGGGCATGGTCAAGGCTGTAGGCGATCGCAACTTTGACGCCCCTGACTTTCGCCTGGGCATGGGCATTTTAGTGGGTACCCTACCGCTGATTGTGGGCGGCATCTTTGTCAAAGTCTTCATCCCCGACTTTGACAACTCCTTTTTGCGGGGCAGCGCCACGATTGCGATGGTCTCTATTCTGATGGCCGGGCTGTTAGGCGTAGCCGAGACCTTTGGTAAACGCATCCGCACCTTTGAATCGCTCAAGTTCTATGACGGCATCGGTATGGGCTTTGGCCAAGCCCTGGCGATTATTCCTGGGGTGTCGCGGGCTGGCTCTACCCTCACCGCTGGGCTGTTTATGGGCCTAGAGCGGGCCACCGCCGCTCGCTTCTCCTTTCTCATGGGGATTCCAGCTATTGTGCTGGCTGGTCTGGTGGAGGTGAGAAACTTCTTCGACGCCGGTACCGCCTCTGTGAGCCTAATGCCACTGACCGTCGGTCTGATTGCCACAGTGATTTCCTCCTACGTGTCGATTGTGTGGCTACTGGGTTTTCTAAAGCACCACACCACCTGGGTATTTGTGTGGTATCGACTGGCTTTTGGGGTGGCGATTTTGGCAGCGATCGCCATGGGTCATACGCCAAGCCTTTAA
- a CDS encoding DUF3120 domain-containing protein — MSLSYSKKVSPTWLAPALAWVASSRLQLQVFAASLALVILPVFVQAPLVRYFPWVSLAITPFWLGLGTWMMQRPKGHLWGDLIVGFGWIWLTGSLYWGWFRWEPVMHLPIEALGLPIALVCLRQGWGRVGSYFFLGSLLGTAVTDLYINWMHLFPSWRQLMLTSPDLAPLVLRTASASLESDVAACRAIVLVIFLLVATAIALTTSRQLAWWAFGGAVFSTLIVDGLFFLTAALA; from the coding sequence TTGAGTCTTTCTTACTCCAAAAAAGTATCTCCCACTTGGTTAGCCCCAGCCCTAGCTTGGGTTGCTAGCTCTCGGCTGCAACTTCAGGTCTTTGCCGCGTCTTTGGCTCTGGTAATTTTGCCTGTCTTTGTGCAGGCTCCCCTGGTGCGTTACTTTCCGTGGGTCAGTTTGGCCATCACTCCTTTCTGGTTAGGGTTGGGTACCTGGATGATGCAGCGCCCGAAGGGGCACCTGTGGGGAGACCTCATTGTTGGCTTTGGGTGGATTTGGCTAACGGGTTCGCTGTACTGGGGCTGGTTTCGCTGGGAGCCGGTGATGCATTTGCCAATTGAGGCGCTGGGGCTACCGATCGCATTGGTCTGTTTGCGCCAGGGCTGGGGCCGGGTGGGCAGCTACTTTTTTCTGGGGTCTTTGCTGGGTACAGCCGTTACCGATCTCTATATCAACTGGATGCACCTATTCCCCAGTTGGCGACAGCTGATGCTGACTAGCCCCGATCTGGCCCCTTTAGTGCTGCGAACCGCTAGCGCCAGCCTAGAGTCGGATGTCGCGGCCTGTCGAGCCATTGTTTTAGTCATCTTTTTGCTGGTGGCAACGGCGATCGCCTTGACTACCTCTCGACAGCTTGCCTGGTGGGCCTTTGGCGGTGCCGTTTTTAGTACCTTAATTGTCGATGGGTTGTTCTTTTTGACGGCGGCGCTGGCCTAG
- a CDS encoding FHA domain-containing protein — protein sequence MTLSSGPYLALKTGSGDRQLSLVGSNYWTVGRGDDNNFVLPDRWISRNHAMLQGTHDGQFYLLDLGSRNGTFINGRRVSVPMILRDGDLLTFGQTELQFFSPTEVPEAADVILGGASKPDSTATAMLHVRRLISIMVVDIRDFTVLTRQIDEKILSEAIGTWFRRAGEIIGQHGSWVDKYIGDAVMAVWIHGKEEADQESLMQILQAVSNLAEMTSRLHEQFPLPFPLRIGAGINTGYAMVGNSGSSDRSDYTPLGDTVNAAFRLESSTKQLGLDLAMGETTYKYLPKAQKNDQHFKQFTVDFKGYEDPITTRAGTFTDLNQFLATQA from the coding sequence GTGACTCTTTCCTCTGGCCCCTACCTTGCGCTTAAAACAGGTTCCGGCGATCGCCAGCTTTCGCTAGTGGGCAGCAATTATTGGACGGTAGGGCGCGGCGACGACAACAACTTTGTGTTGCCCGATCGCTGGATTTCGCGCAACCATGCCATGCTCCAGGGCACCCACGACGGCCAATTTTATCTGCTCGATTTGGGCAGTCGGAATGGCACCTTTATCAATGGTCGCCGCGTTAGTGTGCCCATGATCTTACGGGATGGCGATCTGCTGACCTTTGGCCAGACCGAGCTCCAGTTTTTCTCCCCCACCGAAGTTCCTGAAGCCGCCGATGTCATCCTTGGTGGTGCTTCTAAGCCAGACTCCACGGCCACGGCCATGCTCCATGTGCGACGGCTGATTTCCATCATGGTGGTCGATATCCGTGACTTCACCGTCCTAACTCGCCAAATCGACGAAAAGATTCTCTCCGAAGCGATTGGCACCTGGTTTCGGCGGGCTGGAGAAATCATTGGTCAGCATGGCAGCTGGGTGGACAAATACATTGGTGATGCTGTCATGGCTGTATGGATCCATGGCAAAGAAGAGGCTGACCAAGAAAGCTTAATGCAGATTTTGCAGGCGGTTAGCAACTTGGCAGAGATGACCAGCCGACTCCACGAGCAGTTTCCGCTGCCGTTCCCGCTGCGCATCGGGGCCGGCATCAATACCGGCTACGCGATGGTGGGTAACAGCGGCAGCAGCGATCGCTCCGACTATACCCCCCTGGGCGATACCGTCAATGCTGCCTTTCGGCTCGAATCTTCGACAAAGCAGCTAGGACTTGATCTGGCCATGGGCGAAACCACCTACAAGTACCTGCCAAAAGCGCAGAAGAACGACCAGCACTTTAAACAATTCACCGTCGATTTTAAGGGTTACGAAGACCCAATCACGACTCGAGCGGGCACATTCACCGACCTAAACCAGTTTTTGGCGACCCAAGCTTGA
- a CDS encoding N-acetyltransferase, whose protein sequence is MIRAEQAGDSEAIYRVNAIAFGRHHEANLVNRLRGLPKSLSLVALADDAIVGPICFSPVTIQTVATAPGLILGLGPVAVLPEHQRQGIGSQLIGQGLKDCTLAGGQAVVVLGDPAFYARFGFIPAAQKQLRCEYTVPDGAFRVLELQSGALEGCQGLVQYRPEFADCA, encoded by the coding sequence ATGATTCGAGCAGAACAAGCCGGAGATAGTGAGGCCATTTATCGGGTCAATGCGATCGCCTTTGGTCGCCACCATGAAGCCAACCTGGTCAATCGGCTCAGAGGATTGCCCAAGTCTCTATCGTTGGTAGCCCTGGCCGATGATGCGATCGTGGGCCCTATTTGCTTCAGCCCAGTCACCATTCAAACTGTGGCAACTGCGCCGGGGTTGATACTGGGACTGGGGCCAGTGGCAGTGCTGCCAGAGCATCAGCGCCAGGGAATTGGGTCACAGCTCATAGGTCAGGGTCTAAAAGATTGCACCCTGGCGGGCGGCCAGGCGGTAGTAGTTCTGGGCGATCCAGCGTTCTATGCTCGGTTTGGGTTCATCCCGGCAGCCCAGAAGCAACTGCGGTGCGAATACACCGTGCCAGACGGGGCATTTCGGGTGCTAGAGCTGCAATCTGGAGCCTTAGAGGGGTGCCAGGGGTTGGTGCAGTATCGACCCGAGTTTGCAGACTGCGCGTAG
- the purL gene encoding phosphoribosylformylglycinamidine synthase subunit PurL yields the protein MTAFSTAPFSPAEIASEGIKPEEYDDIVQRLGRHPNRAELGMFGVMWSEHCCYKNSRPLLKQFPTEGPRVLVGPGENAGIIDAGDGLRVAFKIESHNHPSAVEPFQGAATGVGGILRDIFTMGARPIAVLNSLRFGDLADSRTRRLCQGVVSGIAHYGNCFGVPTVGGEVYFDAAYNGNPLVNAMAIGIMETPDIVKSGAAGLGNPVLYVGSTTGRDGMGGASFASAELTDESEADRPAVQVGDPFLEKSLVEACLEAFKTGAIVAAQDMGAAGITCSTAEMAAKGGVGIELDLDLIPVRETGMVPYEYLLSESQERMLFVVIAGREAEVIDIFERWGLHAVVAGTVIEKPIVRILFKGGVAAEIPALALAENTPIYHRELLATPPDYAQAAWAWAENSLPDCTVAGIALAQSASGAMSWTEVLHQLLAQPTIASKQWVYRQYDHQVQNNTVQRPGQGDAAVIRLRPLEAVPGYQPGAVQRGLAATVDCNARYVYLNPYEGAKAAVAEAARNLSCVGALPLAVTDNLNFGSPEKPIGYWQLAEACRGLSDACREFETPVTGGNVSLYNETVDSQGNPQPIYPTPVVGMVGIIEDLRLTCGQGWRQTGDLIYLLGVPVEGATTTVVEGLPLVTLGGSEYLAAVHGQATGQPPAIDMVLEKRVQAVCRHGIAQGWVQSAHDCAEGGLTVALAESCISSGHGAAVQLPLDANLTQQRWDRLLFGEGGARIVVSIAPEHQAEWETYLNAQLAESWQRLGTVQADRLAIVSQDSQSIIADAVDRLAQTWHSAIEQRLAATTEA from the coding sequence ATGACAGCTTTTTCTACCGCTCCTTTTAGCCCCGCAGAAATCGCCTCCGAAGGCATCAAACCCGAGGAGTATGACGATATTGTGCAACGCCTGGGTCGTCACCCCAACCGCGCCGAGTTGGGCATGTTTGGGGTGATGTGGTCAGAACACTGCTGCTATAAGAACTCTCGACCTCTGCTAAAACAGTTTCCTACCGAGGGGCCACGGGTATTAGTCGGGCCTGGGGAAAACGCCGGCATCATCGACGCAGGGGATGGCCTGCGGGTAGCCTTTAAAATCGAGTCCCACAACCACCCCTCGGCGGTGGAACCCTTTCAAGGGGCCGCGACCGGAGTAGGTGGCATTCTCCGCGATATCTTCACCATGGGCGCACGCCCGATCGCCGTGCTCAATTCCCTGCGGTTTGGCGATCTAGCCGATAGCCGCACCCGTCGTCTGTGCCAGGGGGTAGTCTCCGGTATTGCCCACTACGGCAACTGTTTTGGGGTTCCCACTGTGGGTGGTGAGGTCTATTTCGATGCTGCCTACAACGGCAACCCCCTGGTCAATGCCATGGCGATCGGCATTATGGAAACCCCCGACATTGTCAAATCTGGGGCGGCAGGTTTGGGCAACCCGGTGCTCTACGTGGGGTCTACCACCGGGCGCGACGGCATGGGCGGAGCCAGTTTTGCCAGTGCCGAACTCACCGATGAATCTGAGGCCGATCGCCCCGCTGTGCAGGTGGGCGATCCCTTCCTCGAAAAATCGTTGGTAGAAGCCTGCTTAGAGGCGTTTAAGACCGGGGCGATCGTCGCGGCTCAAGACATGGGAGCGGCGGGCATCACCTGCTCTACGGCGGAAATGGCTGCCAAAGGCGGGGTCGGCATCGAGCTTGACCTCGATCTGATTCCGGTGCGCGAAACCGGCATGGTGCCCTACGAGTATCTGTTGTCAGAGTCCCAGGAGCGGATGCTGTTTGTCGTAATAGCCGGACGCGAAGCCGAAGTGATTGACATCTTCGAGCGCTGGGGTCTCCATGCGGTAGTCGCAGGCACAGTGATCGAGAAGCCGATCGTGCGGATTTTGTTCAAAGGGGGTGTGGCTGCCGAGATTCCGGCCCTAGCCCTGGCTGAAAATACACCGATCTACCACCGTGAGCTGCTGGCTACCCCCCCCGACTATGCCCAAGCCGCCTGGGCCTGGGCCGAAAATAGTCTCCCCGATTGCACTGTCGCGGGTATAGCCCTAGCCCAATCAGCGTCGGGGGCTATGTCGTGGACTGAGGTACTCCACCAACTGCTAGCCCAGCCCACGATCGCCTCTAAACAGTGGGTCTACCGCCAGTACGACCATCAAGTGCAAAACAATACGGTGCAGCGCCCCGGTCAGGGAGATGCCGCCGTCATTCGCCTGCGGCCCCTAGAAGCGGTGCCCGGCTACCAGCCAGGGGCGGTGCAGCGAGGGCTAGCCGCCACCGTAGACTGCAACGCCCGCTACGTCTACCTCAACCCCTACGAGGGAGCTAAAGCTGCCGTAGCCGAAGCCGCCCGCAACCTCAGCTGTGTCGGTGCACTGCCTTTGGCCGTGACTGACAATCTCAACTTTGGCAGTCCCGAAAAACCCATTGGCTATTGGCAACTGGCCGAAGCTTGCCGCGGACTATCTGACGCCTGCCGCGAGTTTGAGACTCCCGTGACTGGCGGCAACGTCTCGCTCTATAACGAAACCGTCGACAGCCAGGGCAATCCTCAGCCCATCTACCCCACCCCCGTCGTCGGTATGGTCGGCATTATTGAAGATCTGCGCCTTACCTGTGGTCAGGGGTGGCGACAAACCGGAGACCTGATTTATCTGCTGGGGGTGCCTGTCGAAGGAGCTACGACAACTGTAGTGGAGGGGTTACCGCTGGTCACCCTGGGCGGCTCAGAGTATTTGGCAGCCGTGCATGGTCAGGCCACTGGCCAGCCCCCTGCCATTGATATGGTGCTAGAAAAGCGAGTACAGGCGGTCTGCCGTCACGGCATTGCCCAGGGGTGGGTGCAGTCTGCCCACGACTGCGCCGAGGGCGGGCTCACCGTCGCCCTGGCTGAGTCTTGCATCAGCAGCGGCCACGGGGCGGCTGTTCAACTGCCCCTAGACGCCAACTTGACCCAGCAACGGTGGGATCGGCTGCTCTTTGGAGAAGGCGGTGCCCGCATTGTGGTTTCGATCGCGCCTGAGCACCAGGCGGAGTGGGAGACCTACTTAAACGCTCAGCTGGCCGAGTCATGGCAACGGCTTGGCACGGTACAGGCCGATCGGCTGGCGATCGTCAGTCAAGATAGCCAGTCGATTATTGCTGATGCGGTTGATCGGCTAGCTCAAACCTGGCACAGCGCCATCGAGCAACGGCTAGCCGCCACTACCGAGGCCTAG
- a CDS encoding metallophosphoesterase family protein, translating into MPRRIFIGDIHGHFDGLKRLWDAIAPEPDDQIYCVGDLIDRGPKSADVVDFVREHATGCVRGNHEQLILDTFIDGKINPPTLQGWLFSGGQATLTSYHGSASTLEDHLEWLRQLPLFIDLGDLWLVHAGVNPMLPVAEQSSYELCWIRETFHSSLTPFFSDKLIITGHTITFTFPGVDPGQIVAGRGWLDIDTGVYHPRSGWLTALDWDNQIVYQVNVFEPIERVRSCAEAITYLDPTLIKKRSRDLATRAAY; encoded by the coding sequence ATGCCCCGAAGAATCTTTATCGGCGATATTCACGGTCATTTTGACGGCCTCAAACGGCTGTGGGATGCGATCGCCCCTGAACCTGACGACCAAATCTACTGCGTTGGCGACCTGATCGATCGCGGTCCTAAAAGCGCCGACGTAGTCGATTTTGTCCGTGAGCACGCCACGGGCTGCGTGCGGGGCAACCACGAGCAGCTCATCCTCGACACTTTCATTGACGGCAAAATTAACCCCCCCACTCTCCAAGGCTGGCTCTTCAGCGGCGGCCAAGCCACCCTCACCAGCTACCACGGCTCTGCCTCCACCCTCGAAGATCATCTGGAGTGGCTGCGCCAGTTACCCCTGTTTATTGACCTAGGCGATTTGTGGCTGGTGCACGCCGGGGTTAACCCCATGCTGCCCGTCGCCGAGCAGAGCAGCTACGAACTGTGCTGGATTCGCGAAACCTTTCACAGCAGCCTGACGCCGTTTTTCTCCGACAAGCTGATCATTACCGGCCACACCATTACGTTCACTTTCCCCGGTGTAGACCCCGGCCAGATTGTCGCTGGGCGCGGCTGGCTCGATATTGATACCGGCGTCTACCACCCCCGCAGTGGCTGGCTCACCGCCCTCGACTGGGATAACCAAATCGTCTACCAGGTGAATGTGTTTGAGCCCATCGAACGGGTGCGATCGTGCGCCGAGGCGATCACCTACCTCGACCCGACGCTGATCAAAAAGCGCTCCCGCGATCTGGCCACCCGCGCCGCGTATTAA